The following is a genomic window from Pirellulales bacterium.
GGCCATCTTGAGTCGATTCGCCATCTTGGCCTCCTTCCGCGGCAATTGCCGCTAAGAAGGCCATTAGGCCAAATCGTCCGTGCTCAAGCTGGCTGGTTTTAATGCGCCGATGGGTGGCTGGTTTTAAGCGCCGACTGACACCCCTCGTCGATGAAATCTATGATGACTTCGATTTTGATGCCGCTCAGGACGACTCAGAGACTCCGCCAGAAGAGCTCTGGGACGATGCCGACTGGGAATGAATTTCAGACGCCAAATTGTTGGTCCCAGGATGTCTGGCCATTGGTCGGCTCCTACAAACACCAGAGAAGAAAACAACGCTGCCTACCCGACTCTTGGACACGACAGGTGTAACAGGAAGAAAAAATGTTGTCGTTAGCCAAAGTGGACGAAGTTCGCCGGCTGCTGGCACGGGGAAATATATCGCAGCGGCAAATCGCGCGCGATTTGGGAATTAGCCGCGGTTCTGTGGCCGCGATTGCCTCCGGCAAACGGCCTAATTATCCCGTCACAATCCCCAATGAAGATATCGACTGTTCGCTTCCACCTATCCGCTGCCAGGGTTGCGGTGGATTGGTGCATGCCCCATGCAGACTGTGTCGCGTACGATCGCTAAAAGCCCGTGACAAAGCGGTAGCCAAGGCTCGCCTGAAATATCTATTGCCTGCGGCGGGATAAATCCAACCGGGGAAACTCATCGCATGGCGCCACATTTTCAAAATCGTCTGGCTGTCGCTCTGGCGTTCATTCGCGATCATCCGATTTGGCCGCACCAGGCGCGGCAGAATCGTTAGACTGCCGGGGCGTTGAGCCGCTTGGCCGCTGCACATCGGCCGAACGATGCTTCTGATATAACTCCATCAGCTTGCGCCATCTTTCCGCGCCCGATAAGCCCTCCAATTCTTTCTTTTCGTCGGCTGGCATCTGCTCTTCGTATTGTCTCAGACGGCCGAAATTTTGTGGCGGGCCTCCGCGTCCAAAGGCTTGCATTTCAAATTCTCGCAATTCGCTCGAAGCCCGCTGAATCCATTGGCGGATCAATTGCACCTGAGCTGTCAGACCCGTCTCCGCATCTAATTCCTCTTGCTTTTCAGACGACAAAAGTGCGTGGAGCGAATGGATGTCTGCGGGCGTCACCGGTGGCGTACCAGTAGCCGTCGGGCTCCACCACTCTTGCCAGGCGATCCCAGCCAATGGCCTGCGCCGGCGTCGTTCATCTGATTTTTGCGAATCGGGACGTTTAGAGTCCGCCTGCGCTGAAGTCAATTCCACTTCGTGATTTTCGGCAAAGTCGCGCATCCATCGGAGCACAGCCGCACTGTCCCGATCCTTTAATATAATTTGGCCGGGATCGAGCAGTGCAAACGCTTGCTGCATTTCACGCTGCTTGAGATTATTGATAGACTTCACGCGCTCAAGCGGATCTGCTTCTTCCAAGACAGTGGCCCGATCCGTCGACGTGAGCGTTTTAAGCCAGTCGTAATACCGCTGCATGATCCGCCGCAATTGGGCGTTGTCTTGATCCGAACTGAGTTGTTCGTCAAATTCACGCAGCGATTGTTGTTGCTTTACCGGCAAAGCAGAAAACTTTTCAAACTCGTCACGCAATGCAACCTTATCCGCAGGGCTTTGTGATTCCACCCAGGCCCGACGCTCTTGGAGCGAGGCGGGAATCAACGGGGGTATATTGATAATTGAAG
Proteins encoded in this region:
- a CDS encoding helix-turn-helix domain-containing protein, whose product is MLSLAKVDEVRRLLARGNISQRQIARDLGISRGSVAAIASGKRPNYPVTIPNEDIDCSLPPIRCQGCGGLVHAPCRLCRVRSLKARDKAVAKARLKYLLPAAG